From one Streptomyces sp. ICC1 genomic stretch:
- a CDS encoding NarK family nitrate/nitrite MFS transporter: MSIPTPTPPKVRSHRAESYKPGATIADWRPEDEGFWQSTGHRVAQRNLWVSIPALMLGFVVWQVWSVTVVKLNDVGFGFSKSQLFWLTAIPGVTGGTFRILYTFIGPIFGERKFTAFSTIILVVPMLWLGFALQDSGTPYWELALIAAVCGIGGANFASSMANIGFFFPKREKGSANGLNGGLGNLGVSVVQLVAPLVVTAAILGAPAGGPQHDGKKNTDIWLQNGAFLWVPLLVIMALLAWFLMNDLKVAAAPFSQQKIIFKRKHNWLMTWLYVGTFGSFIGFAAGLPLLIKNNFEAQGYQATTYAWIGPFIGALTRWGGGWLSDKIGGARVTILSFIGMAAALVVVIFALPSGGQEGDFWPFYIGFLVAFAFSGLGNGSTFRQIPVIFRDQHMKQAEGMGPEAQAAALKQSEMEAGAVTGFSSAIAAYGFFFIPAMFAAMAVTNALWIFIGFYATCLVVCWWFYARKGAEAPS; the protein is encoded by the coding sequence ATGTCGATACCCACGCCCACCCCGCCCAAGGTGCGCTCGCACCGCGCGGAGAGCTACAAGCCGGGGGCCACCATCGCCGACTGGCGGCCCGAGGACGAGGGGTTCTGGCAGTCCACCGGGCACCGGGTGGCCCAGCGCAACCTCTGGGTCTCCATCCCGGCCCTGATGCTCGGCTTCGTGGTCTGGCAGGTCTGGTCGGTGACCGTGGTCAAGCTGAACGACGTCGGCTTCGGCTTCTCGAAGTCCCAGTTGTTCTGGCTGACCGCCATCCCCGGTGTCACCGGCGGCACCTTCCGGATCCTGTACACCTTCATCGGGCCGATCTTCGGCGAGCGGAAGTTCACCGCGTTCAGCACGATCATCCTGGTCGTGCCGATGCTGTGGCTGGGCTTCGCGCTCCAGGACTCCGGCACGCCCTACTGGGAGCTGGCGCTGATCGCGGCCGTCTGCGGCATCGGCGGCGCGAACTTCGCCTCCTCGATGGCGAACATCGGCTTCTTCTTCCCCAAGCGGGAGAAGGGCAGTGCCAACGGCCTCAACGGCGGCCTCGGCAACCTCGGCGTGAGCGTGGTCCAGCTGGTCGCCCCGCTGGTGGTGACCGCTGCCATCCTGGGCGCCCCGGCGGGCGGCCCGCAGCACGACGGGAAGAAGAACACCGACATCTGGCTGCAGAACGGCGCCTTCCTGTGGGTGCCGCTGCTGGTCATCATGGCCCTGCTCGCGTGGTTCCTGATGAACGACCTCAAGGTGGCCGCGGCCCCCTTCAGCCAGCAGAAGATCATCTTCAAGCGCAAGCACAACTGGCTGATGACCTGGCTCTACGTCGGCACCTTCGGGTCCTTCATCGGCTTCGCGGCCGGCCTGCCCCTGCTGATCAAGAACAACTTCGAGGCGCAGGGCTACCAGGCGACCACCTACGCCTGGATCGGCCCGTTCATCGGGGCGCTCACGCGCTGGGGCGGCGGCTGGCTCTCGGACAAGATCGGCGGAGCCAGGGTCACCATCCTGTCCTTCATCGGCATGGCGGCGGCCCTGGTCGTGGTGATCTTCGCGCTGCCGTCCGGCGGCCAGGAGGGCGACTTCTGGCCCTTCTACATCGGCTTCCTGGTGGCCTTCGCCTTCTCCGGCCTGGGCAACGGCTCCACCTTCCGGCAGATCCCGGTGATCTTCCGGGACCAGCACATGAAGCAGGCCGAGGGCATGGGACCCGAGGCGCAGGCCGCGGCGCTGAAGCAGTCGGAGATGGAGGCGGGCGCCGTCACCGGCTTCTCCTCGGCCATCGCCGCCTACGGCTTCTTCTTCATCCCCGCGATGTTCGCGGCCATGGCCGTCACCAACGCGCTGTGGATCTTCATCGGCTTCTATGCCACTTGCCTGGTGGTGTGCTGGTGGTTCTACGCCCGCAAGGGCGCCGAGGCTCCCAGCTAG
- a CDS encoding DUF6755 family protein: MSEAPLPPRPEYHPGSAEPRLNRPVRERYPQIRSTSGYGDPRIRHTGPGPGAGTEQEPERSSRLNARLVLALTVVIGQLWALTVTVNEWMKGNTGTAWWGAGFLILSFLAVIGLWLLDPKDR; the protein is encoded by the coding sequence ATGAGCGAGGCGCCGCTGCCTCCCCGCCCGGAGTACCACCCGGGCAGTGCCGAGCCCCGGCTCAACCGCCCGGTGCGCGAGAGGTACCCCCAGATCCGCTCCACCAGCGGGTACGGGGACCCCCGGATCCGGCACACCGGCCCGGGCCCCGGAGCCGGCACCGAGCAGGAGCCCGAGCGCTCCTCGAGGCTCAACGCGCGGCTGGTCCTGGCCCTCACGGTCGTGATCGGCCAGCTCTGGGCGCTCACCGTGACCGTCAACGAGTGGATGAAGGGAAACACCGGCACGGCCTGGTGGGGAGCGGGATTCCTGATCCTGTCCTTCCTCGCCGTGATCGGACTGTGGCTCCTCGACCCGAAGGACCGGTAA
- a CDS encoding Rieske (2Fe-2S) protein, with protein sequence MSVTEQPPPYPGQGQDDGAAADAAVEQLRDRISADSLTTRRDYLRIVATVSGGLAIGGVGVAAGILHRHGDSESLPAPKKVSDALAPGQSVAFRFPGEDDRALAVRLGDGSLVGYSAVCTHLACGVLWREDRGADGELYCPCHEGVFDARTGEVTAGPPPRPLPRIFLTEQADGSVWAVATARSGEPAKDALCRQFGEDHPLESASVRCPGAGRPGAPERRPT encoded by the coding sequence ATGAGCGTCACCGAACAGCCCCCTCCGTACCCGGGTCAGGGCCAGGACGACGGCGCGGCCGCCGACGCCGCGGTCGAGCAGCTGCGCGACCGGATCAGCGCCGACTCCCTCACCACCCGCCGCGACTACCTGCGGATCGTCGCCACCGTCTCCGGCGGCCTGGCCATCGGCGGTGTCGGCGTCGCCGCTGGCATCCTGCACCGGCACGGCGACAGCGAGTCCCTGCCCGCGCCCAAGAAGGTCAGCGACGCGCTCGCCCCCGGCCAGTCCGTGGCCTTCCGCTTCCCCGGCGAGGACGACCGGGCCCTGGCCGTGCGGCTCGGGGACGGCTCCCTGGTGGGCTACTCCGCCGTCTGCACCCACCTGGCCTGCGGCGTGCTGTGGCGCGAGGACCGGGGCGCCGACGGCGAGCTGTACTGCCCGTGCCACGAAGGCGTCTTCGACGCCCGCACCGGCGAGGTGACGGCTGGCCCGCCGCCGCGCCCGCTGCCCAGGATCTTCCTGACCGAGCAGGCCGACGGCAGCGTCTGGGCCGTCGCCACCGCCCGGTCGGGAGAGCCGGCCAAGGACGCGCTCTGCCGGCAGTTCGGCGAGGACCATCCGCTGGAATCAGCCAGTGTGCGCTGCCCCGGGGCGGGCCGCCCCGGAGCCCCCGAAAGGAGGCCCACATGA
- a CDS encoding 4Fe-4S dicluster domain-containing protein, translating into MMGRTIFIDPGRCIGCQACVSACRECDSHRGKSMIHLDYTDPGMSVASLPSVCMHCEDPVAPCAEVCPADAILVTADGVVQQADTTRCIGCSNCVNACPFGIPKIDLQAKLQMKCNLCYDRTAYGLAPMCATVCPTGALFYGTLEELQAERPGVQVADSFVFGDVVVQTGVAMVVPADKVQWPVPGGLPVVEVNGVDVR; encoded by the coding sequence ATGATGGGCCGCACGATCTTCATCGACCCGGGTCGCTGCATCGGCTGCCAGGCCTGTGTCTCGGCCTGCCGCGAGTGCGATTCGCACCGCGGCAAGTCCATGATCCACCTGGACTACACCGACCCCGGCATGTCCGTCGCCTCCCTCCCGAGCGTCTGCATGCACTGCGAGGACCCGGTCGCACCCTGCGCCGAGGTCTGTCCCGCCGACGCGATCCTGGTGACCGCCGACGGAGTGGTCCAGCAGGCCGACACCACCCGCTGCATCGGCTGCTCCAACTGCGTCAACGCCTGCCCCTTCGGCATTCCGAAGATCGACCTCCAGGCGAAGCTGCAGATGAAGTGCAACCTCTGCTACGACCGCACCGCCTACGGCCTCGCCCCCATGTGCGCGACCGTCTGCCCGACCGGCGCCCTCTTCTACGGAACCCTCGAAGAGCTCCAGGCGGAGCGCCCCGGGGTGCAAGTCGCCGACTCCTTCGTCTTCGGCGACGTCGTCGTCCAGACCGGCGTGGCCATGGTCGTGCCCGCCGACAAGGTCCAGTGGCCCGTCCCCGGCGGCCTGCCCGTCGTAGAGGTGAATGGAGTGGACGTGCGATGA
- a CDS encoding molybdopterin oxidoreductase family protein — MTATDPAKAASRPVPISIDPAIAPPGTRNFRDAGGIPADKWHADQNGETLVPTHCCFCGVQCGMYLRVDKGGKVFGVEPRNHDINRMRLCPKGINAYQQVNHPDRLTAPLMRRTRDEEFKECSWDEALDFTVSEIRRIQGAHGNDAFGLLGGASLYSEKTYLVGKFGRVALKTRHVDYNGRLCMVSAAGANKLAFGIDRAANPFSDILLTDCLLIAGSNVGECFPVMTQYIWGARDRGASLIVVDPRETAIARTADVHVAIKPGTDSAFFNAVLNVIVGEGLTDEAYLAAHTTGWDEVKKTVQDYPPARSAEICGVPASQIVQVARMFAGADKAMAFHARGVEHHSQGVENCLSIINVCVATGNLGKPGAGYGTITGQGNGQGGREHGQKSDLLPGGRSIMNEEHRRQICQIWGIEESELPLAGTSMMEMVWQMQRSEIRGLIGICNNPFVSLPNYATVKQGYDTLEFHAQFDFFLSETANNAHVVFPVTVWAEDEGVMANTEARVVKHNKAQEPPAGVRTDTWVMCELARRLGVGDKFDFPGSREVFEELRIASAGTVNDYYGITYERLEETGGIMWPCPSTDHPGTPRLFEGGKTFHPDGKVHMQVVEWHAPMDPYTEEYPLSLTTGRTVAHFLSGNQTRRLGALVEQTPRPWVEVHPSHGFRNGDPVRVVTRRGSEVFPALVTEAIRPDTVFIPYHWPVPTSANALTIDALDPRSKIPEYKVCAARIEAAERVDEVPAPPTAPGHEAYPETQVSRTDPLPPTSPQGRGTAERS; from the coding sequence GTGACCGCGACGGACCCCGCCAAGGCCGCGTCCCGGCCCGTACCCATCTCCATCGACCCGGCCATCGCCCCGCCCGGCACCCGCAACTTCCGCGACGCCGGCGGCATCCCCGCCGACAAATGGCACGCCGACCAGAACGGCGAGACCCTCGTCCCCACCCACTGCTGCTTCTGCGGCGTGCAGTGCGGCATGTACCTGCGCGTCGACAAGGGCGGCAAGGTCTTCGGCGTCGAGCCCCGCAACCACGACATCAACCGGATGCGGCTGTGCCCCAAGGGCATCAACGCCTACCAGCAGGTCAACCACCCCGACCGGCTGACCGCGCCGCTGATGCGGCGCACGCGGGACGAGGAGTTCAAGGAGTGCTCCTGGGACGAGGCACTCGACTTCACCGTCTCCGAGATCCGCCGCATCCAGGGCGCCCACGGCAACGACGCCTTCGGACTGCTCGGCGGAGCCAGCCTGTACTCCGAGAAGACCTACCTGGTGGGGAAGTTCGGCAGGGTCGCCCTCAAGACCCGCCACGTCGACTACAACGGCCGCCTGTGCATGGTCAGCGCCGCCGGCGCCAACAAGCTCGCCTTCGGCATCGACCGGGCCGCCAACCCCTTCTCCGACATCCTCCTCACCGACTGCCTGCTGATCGCCGGGTCGAACGTGGGGGAGTGCTTCCCCGTGATGACCCAGTACATCTGGGGCGCCCGGGACCGCGGGGCCTCGCTGATCGTGGTCGACCCGCGCGAGACGGCCATCGCCCGCACCGCGGATGTCCACGTCGCCATCAAGCCCGGCACCGACTCGGCCTTCTTCAACGCCGTGCTCAACGTGATCGTCGGCGAGGGCCTGACCGACGAGGCCTACCTCGCCGCGCACACCACCGGCTGGGACGAGGTCAAGAAGACCGTCCAGGACTACCCGCCCGCCCGGTCCGCGGAGATCTGCGGCGTCCCCGCCTCGCAGATCGTCCAGGTCGCCCGGATGTTCGCCGGCGCGGACAAGGCCATGGCCTTCCACGCGCGCGGGGTCGAACACCACTCGCAGGGCGTCGAGAACTGCCTGTCCATCATCAACGTGTGCGTGGCCACCGGAAACCTCGGCAAGCCCGGAGCCGGCTACGGCACCATCACCGGCCAGGGCAACGGCCAGGGCGGCCGCGAACACGGCCAGAAGTCCGACCTCCTGCCCGGAGGCCGCTCCATCATGAACGAGGAGCACCGCCGCCAGATCTGCCAGATCTGGGGCATCGAGGAGTCCGAACTCCCGCTCGCCGGCACCTCCATGATGGAGATGGTCTGGCAGATGCAGCGGAGCGAGATCCGAGGCCTCATCGGCATCTGCAACAACCCCTTCGTCTCGCTCCCCAACTACGCGACGGTCAAGCAGGGCTACGACACCCTCGAGTTCCACGCGCAGTTCGACTTCTTCCTCTCCGAGACCGCGAACAACGCGCACGTGGTCTTCCCCGTCACCGTCTGGGCCGAGGACGAGGGCGTCATGGCCAATACGGAGGCCCGCGTCGTCAAGCACAACAAGGCGCAGGAGCCGCCCGCCGGGGTCCGCACCGACACGTGGGTGATGTGCGAGCTCGCCCGCCGGCTCGGCGTCGGCGACAAGTTCGACTTCCCCGGCTCCCGGGAGGTGTTCGAGGAGCTGCGCATCGCCTCCGCCGGCACGGTCAACGACTACTACGGCATCACCTACGAACGCCTCGAGGAGACCGGCGGGATCATGTGGCCCTGCCCCTCCACCGACCACCCGGGCACGCCCCGGCTGTTCGAGGGCGGCAAGACCTTCCACCCCGACGGGAAGGTCCACATGCAGGTCGTCGAGTGGCACGCGCCGATGGACCCCTACACCGAGGAGTACCCCCTCTCCCTCACCACCGGCCGCACCGTCGCGCACTTCCTCTCCGGCAACCAGACCCGCCGCCTGGGAGCCCTCGTCGAGCAGACCCCCCGCCCCTGGGTGGAGGTCCACCCCTCGCACGGCTTCAGGAACGGCGACCCCGTACGGGTGGTCACCCGCCGGGGCAGCGAGGTGTTCCCGGCGCTGGTCACCGAGGCCATCCGCCCCGACACGGTCTTCATCCCCTACCACTGGCCCGTCCCGACCTCGGCGAACGCCCTGACCATCGACGCCCTCGACCCGCGCTCGAAGATCCCCGAGTACAAGGTCTGCGCGGCGCGCATCGAGGCCGCCGAGCGGGTCGACGAGGTCCCCGCGCCGCCCACCGCACCGGGCCACGAGGCCTATCCGGAGACCCAGGTCTCCCGCACCGACCCCCTGCCCCCCACGTCCCCGCAGGGCCGTGGCACGGCGGAGAGGAGCTGA
- a CDS encoding MFS transporter, producing MSEPSDVIDAAPPPPAPETSPPAGRSVTARATLAGTVVSLLLIIAIVLGSRLLRDFDSALLPYAVATVFLAFGVAYRYTVWVSAPGARRLFKKGFGSFFSADNFRKAPTALPKMIATYLGFQKFLGARSRPRWIAHQLMFWGCLLAAAITFPLTWGWFTFTGDSATGPGYEMRIWGIKVLGFDSLNILGWLMFHGLDIAAVLVIPGASYFLWRRMKDRGAMTGQRFAYDLLPLICLIVISVTGLLLTFSSIFLHGGGYEFLAILHMVSVVFTLIYIPFGKFFHIVQRPAAVGMQLFKYTARQDEQIFLCKRCEEPIDTAPYVENLRGTMKDLKLDFDAWAEYCPRCKRVLRGSAYLTHVKKGFK from the coding sequence GTGTCCGAGCCCTCAGATGTCATCGACGCCGCGCCGCCCCCACCGGCGCCCGAGACCTCGCCGCCCGCCGGGCGGTCCGTCACCGCACGGGCCACCCTGGCCGGCACCGTCGTCTCGCTCCTCCTCATCATCGCCATCGTGCTCGGAAGCCGGCTGCTGCGGGACTTCGACTCCGCCCTGCTGCCGTACGCCGTCGCCACGGTCTTCCTGGCCTTCGGCGTGGCCTACCGGTACACGGTGTGGGTCTCGGCCCCCGGAGCCCGACGCCTCTTCAAGAAGGGCTTCGGCAGTTTCTTCTCGGCCGACAACTTCCGCAAGGCACCCACCGCCCTGCCGAAGATGATCGCCACCTACCTCGGATTCCAGAAGTTCCTCGGCGCCCGCTCCCGGCCCCGCTGGATCGCCCACCAGCTCATGTTCTGGGGCTGCCTGCTCGCCGCGGCGATCACCTTCCCGCTGACCTGGGGCTGGTTCACCTTCACCGGGGACAGCGCGACGGGACCCGGGTACGAGATGCGGATCTGGGGCATCAAGGTCCTCGGCTTCGACTCGCTGAACATCCTGGGCTGGCTGATGTTCCACGGCCTCGACATCGCCGCCGTCCTCGTCATCCCCGGAGCCTCGTACTTCCTGTGGCGCCGGATGAAGGACCGCGGGGCCATGACCGGCCAGCGCTTCGCCTACGACCTGCTCCCGCTGATCTGCCTGATCGTGATCTCCGTCACCGGTCTGCTGCTGACCTTCTCGTCGATCTTCCTGCACGGCGGCGGATACGAGTTCCTCGCGATCCTGCACATGGTGTCGGTGGTGTTCACCCTCATCTACATCCCGTTCGGGAAGTTCTTCCACATCGTCCAGCGCCCGGCCGCCGTCGGCATGCAGCTCTTCAAGTACACGGCCCGCCAGGACGAGCAGATCTTCCTCTGCAAGCGCTGCGAAGAGCCCATCGACACCGCCCCGTACGTGGAGAACCTGCGCGGCACGATGAAGGACCTGAAGCTCGACTTCGACGCGTGGGCCGAGTACTGCCCGCGCTGCAAGCGCGTCCTGCGCGGCAGCGCCTACCTGACCCACGTCAAGAAGGGGTTCAAGTGA
- the pflA gene encoding pyruvate formate-lyase-activating protein: MTVLFGTSLPVGHANAISVSAGQTPAAAATQRPSEGTVHSWDLSTGVDGPGTRFVTFLSGCPLTCLYCHNPDTMRMRNGKRTSADDVIAEARKYTKFIAASGGGATISGGEPLLQPVFAGELLHRMKNDLGLHTALDTSGFLGARATDALLRDVDLVLLDIKSWDRETYRHVTGRPLEPTLDFARRLADLGKEVHLRFVLVPGLTDARENIEGVAAFAGTLGNVSRVDVLPFHKLGEGKWEALDMKFTLHDTPSPTAGQVAEAKAIFAAQGLNAV, translated from the coding sequence ATGACCGTCCTCTTCGGTACGAGCCTTCCCGTCGGCCACGCCAACGCCATCAGCGTCAGCGCCGGCCAGACTCCCGCCGCCGCCGCGACCCAGCGGCCGAGCGAGGGCACGGTGCACTCCTGGGACCTGTCCACCGGGGTCGACGGCCCCGGGACCCGGTTCGTCACCTTCCTGTCCGGCTGCCCGCTGACCTGCCTGTACTGCCATAACCCCGACACCATGCGGATGCGCAACGGCAAGCGCACCTCGGCGGACGACGTCATCGCCGAGGCCCGCAAGTACACCAAGTTCATCGCCGCCTCCGGGGGCGGCGCCACCATCTCCGGCGGTGAGCCGCTGCTCCAGCCCGTCTTCGCGGGCGAGCTGCTGCACCGGATGAAGAACGACCTCGGGCTGCACACCGCCCTGGACACCTCCGGCTTCCTCGGGGCCCGCGCCACCGACGCGCTGCTGCGCGATGTGGACCTGGTCCTGCTGGACATCAAGTCGTGGGACCGCGAGACCTACCGGCACGTCACCGGCCGCCCGCTGGAGCCGACCCTGGACTTCGCCCGCCGCCTCGCCGACCTCGGCAAGGAGGTGCACCTGCGGTTCGTGCTGGTGCCGGGGCTGACCGACGCCAGGGAGAACATCGAGGGCGTCGCCGCCTTCGCGGGCACCCTCGGCAACGTCTCGCGGGTCGACGTACTGCCCTTCCACAAGCTCGGCGAGGGCAAGTGGGAGGCGCTCGACATGAAGTTCACCCTCCACGACACGCCGTCGCCGACCGCCGGGCAGGTCGCCGAGGCGAAGGCGATCTTCGCCGCGCAGGGACTGAACGCGGTCTGA
- the pflB gene encoding formate C-acetyltransferase codes for MTATPAETTKNGEAWNGFKGGLWRDAIDVRDFIQQNYTPYEGDDTFLAGPTERTTAVWKAITDKFPEEREKGVYDVAYDIPSSITAHAPGYIDRDKDLIVGLQTDAPLKRAIMPYGGWRMVAGALETYGYPVSDDLEKVFTEYRKTHNAGVFDAYTPDIRAARKAGIVTGLPDAYGRGRIIGDYRRVALYGVDRLIAFKKEEKEEINSLPAGNRSLEETIRLREELSEQVRALAELKAMAASYGYDISGPATTGREAIQWLYFAYLAAVKEQNGAAMSLGRTSTFIDVYLQRDIEAGLLTEEQAQELVDDFIIKLRIVRFLRTPEYDELFSGDPTWVTESIAGMGEDGRPLVTKTSFRYLHTLYNLGPAPEPNMTVFWSPQLPQGFKEFCARVSIDTSSVQYESDELMRPRFGDDTAIACCVSAMPVGKQMQYFGARVNVAKTLLYGINGGRDEKSGAQVGPATGAITSDVLDYDEVMAKFDEQMEWLADTYVHALNVIHYMHDKYAYERIEMALHDRDVRRTMACGIAGLSVAADSLSAIKHAKVTAVRDETGLVTDYTIEGEYPAFGNNDDRVDSIAVWLVEEFMKKVRKHPTYREAEHTQSVLTITSNVVYGKKTGNTPDGRRAGEPFSPGANPMNGRDTHGYVTSALSVAKLPYEDAEDGISLTNTVTPDGLGRTPEERIKNLAGVLDGYMAVDGFHMNVNVLNRDTLMDAMEHPENYPQLTIRVSGYAVNFVRLTRAQQLDVLNRTFHGSL; via the coding sequence ATGACTGCCACCCCTGCGGAAACCACGAAGAACGGCGAGGCCTGGAACGGCTTCAAGGGCGGTCTGTGGCGTGACGCCATCGACGTCCGCGACTTCATCCAGCAGAACTACACGCCGTACGAGGGTGACGACACCTTCCTCGCCGGCCCCACCGAGCGCACCACCGCCGTGTGGAAGGCGATCACGGACAAGTTCCCCGAGGAGCGCGAGAAGGGCGTCTACGACGTCGCGTACGACATCCCGTCGTCGATCACCGCGCACGCCCCCGGCTACATCGACCGCGACAAGGACCTGATCGTCGGCCTCCAGACGGACGCCCCGCTCAAGCGCGCGATCATGCCGTACGGCGGCTGGCGCATGGTCGCCGGCGCCCTGGAGACCTACGGCTACCCGGTCTCGGACGACCTGGAGAAGGTCTTCACCGAGTACCGCAAGACCCACAACGCCGGTGTCTTCGACGCGTACACCCCCGACATCCGCGCCGCCCGCAAGGCCGGCATCGTGACCGGCCTGCCGGACGCGTACGGCCGCGGCCGCATCATCGGCGACTACCGCCGCGTGGCCCTCTACGGCGTCGACCGCCTCATCGCCTTCAAGAAGGAGGAGAAGGAGGAGATCAACTCCCTCCCCGCGGGCAACCGCTCGCTGGAGGAGACGATCCGCCTGCGCGAGGAGCTCTCCGAGCAGGTCCGCGCCCTCGCCGAGCTCAAGGCGATGGCCGCCTCCTACGGCTACGACATCTCCGGCCCGGCCACCACCGGCCGCGAGGCCATCCAGTGGCTGTACTTCGCGTACCTGGCCGCCGTGAAGGAGCAGAACGGCGCGGCCATGTCGCTCGGCCGCACCTCCACCTTCATCGACGTCTACCTCCAGCGCGACATCGAGGCCGGCCTCCTCACCGAGGAGCAGGCCCAGGAGCTGGTCGACGACTTCATCATCAAGCTCCGCATCGTCCGCTTCCTGCGCACCCCGGAGTACGACGAGCTCTTCTCCGGCGACCCCACCTGGGTCACCGAGTCGATCGCCGGCATGGGCGAGGACGGCCGTCCGCTGGTCACCAAGACCTCGTTCCGCTACCTCCACACCCTCTACAACCTCGGCCCGGCCCCCGAGCCGAACATGACGGTCTTCTGGTCGCCCCAGCTGCCGCAGGGCTTCAAGGAGTTCTGCGCCCGGGTCTCGATCGACACCTCCTCGGTGCAGTACGAGTCCGACGAGCTGATGCGCCCGCGCTTCGGCGACGACACCGCCATCGCCTGCTGCGTCTCGGCCATGCCCGTCGGCAAGCAGATGCAGTACTTCGGCGCCCGCGTCAACGTCGCCAAGACCCTGCTCTACGGGATCAACGGCGGCCGCGACGAGAAGTCCGGCGCCCAGGTCGGCCCGGCCACCGGTGCGATCACCTCCGACGTGCTGGACTACGACGAGGTCATGGCCAAGTTCGACGAGCAGATGGAATGGCTCGCCGACACCTACGTCCACGCCCTGAACGTCATCCACTACATGCACGACAAGTACGCCTACGAGCGCATCGAGATGGCGCTCCACGACCGCGACGTGCGCCGCACCATGGCCTGCGGCATCGCCGGCCTCTCGGTCGCCGCGGACTCTCTGTCGGCCATCAAGCACGCCAAGGTCACCGCGGTGCGCGACGAGACCGGCCTGGTCACCGACTACACCATCGAGGGTGAGTACCCGGCCTTCGGCAACAACGACGACCGCGTCGACTCGATCGCCGTCTGGCTCGTCGAGGAGTTCATGAAGAAGGTGCGCAAGCACCCGACCTACCGCGAGGCCGAGCACACCCAGTCGGTCCTGACCATCACCTCGAACGTGGTCTACGGCAAGAAGACCGGCAACACGCCGGACGGACGCCGCGCGGGCGAGCCGTTCTCCCCGGGCGCCAACCCGATGAACGGCCGCGACACCCACGGCTACGTCACCTCGGCGCTGTCGGTCGCCAAGCTCCCCTACGAGGACGCCGAGGACGGCATCTCGCTGACCAACACCGTCACCCCCGACGGCCTGGGCCGCACTCCCGAGGAGCGGATCAAGAACCTGGCGGGCGTCCTCGACGGCTACATGGCGGTCGACGGCTTCCACATGAACGTGAACGTGCTCAACCGCGACACGCTCATGGACGCCATGGAGCACCCGGAGAACTACCCGCAGCTGACCATCCGCGTCAGCGGCTACGCGGTGAACTTCGTCCGCCTCACGCGCGCTCAGCAGCTCGACGTGCTGAACCGCACCTTCCACGGCTCTCTCTGA
- a CDS encoding anaerobic C4-dicarboxylate transporter — protein MERGSQRLVPVPDGPRAHPGCREGSRQARQTRQARCRKVSRNLPAPAGRALQPLLPVIHDVAREGGIRPERPIAVSSIAATFGITASPVSAAMAAMIVMFDGDGWDLPRIMAVAVPATLLGVLVAATVQSRVGKELGQDAEYLRRLAAGEIEAPAPAEAAPPLRPRARWSAYLFLGGTVAVVLSGLCPALRPETAKGPLSMPATIEILMMAVAALILLLCKVDAKRIPGTDVAKSGLVAVIGVFGLSWLGLSFIGANEARITGALGGVAQDHPWFFAIMLLLLSALLFSQATTTKALMPLGLALGIPAPLLIAMWPAVNGYFLLPTYGTFIAAINFDRTGTTRVGRFVVNQSFMLPGLVTTCVAVSTGFALVQIV, from the coding sequence CTGGAACGCGGCTCGCAACGTCTTGTACCTGTACCGGATGGGCCTCGCGCTCATCCCGGCTGCCGGGAGGGCAGTCGTCAGGCGCGCCAAACGCGTCAAGCCCGCTGCCGCAAGGTAAGCAGGAATCTCCCGGCTCCAGCCGGGAGAGCACTTCAACCCCTGCTCCCCGTGATCCACGACGTGGCCCGCGAAGGCGGCATCCGCCCGGAGCGGCCCATCGCCGTCTCCTCCATCGCGGCCACCTTCGGTATCACCGCCTCGCCCGTCTCCGCCGCCATGGCCGCCATGATCGTGATGTTCGACGGCGACGGCTGGGACCTGCCGAGGATCATGGCCGTCGCCGTGCCGGCCACGCTGCTCGGCGTGCTCGTCGCCGCCACCGTGCAGTCCCGCGTCGGCAAGGAGCTCGGGCAGGACGCCGAGTACCTGCGGCGCCTGGCCGCCGGTGAGATCGAGGCCCCCGCCCCGGCCGAAGCCGCCCCGCCGCTGCGGCCGCGGGCGCGCTGGTCGGCGTACCTCTTCCTCGGCGGGACCGTCGCCGTCGTCCTCAGCGGTCTCTGCCCGGCGCTGCGGCCCGAGACCGCCAAGGGGCCCCTGTCGATGCCCGCCACCATCGAGATCCTGATGATGGCCGTGGCCGCGCTGATCCTGCTGCTGTGCAAGGTCGACGCCAAGCGGATACCGGGCACGGACGTGGCCAAGTCAGGGCTCGTCGCCGTCATCGGCGTCTTCGGGCTGTCGTGGCTCGGACTGTCCTTCATCGGCGCCAACGAGGCCCGGATCACCGGCGCGCTCGGCGGGGTCGCGCAGGACCACCCCTGGTTCTTCGCCATCATGCTGCTGCTCCTTTCCGCGCTGCTGTTCAGCCAGGCCACGACCACCAAGGCGCTGATGCCCCTCGGGCTCGCCCTCGGTATCCCGGCCCCGCTCCTCATCGCGATGTGGCCCGCCGTGAACGGCTACTTCCTCCTCCCCACCTACGGCACCTTCATCGCGGCGATCAACTTCGACAGGACCGGCACCACCCGGGTCGGCCGCTTCGTCGTCAACCAATCCTTCATGCTGCCGGGCCTGGTCACGACGTGCGTCGCGGTATCCACAGGCTTCGCCCTGGTTCAGATTGTCTGA